One bacterium genomic window, TTTATCCGTTCCCCTTGTGCCTTGTGCCTTATGCCTTTTGCCTGTCTTTCTCTTTCCCCTTGTGCCTTATGCCTTGTGCCTGTCTTCATGCCTTATGCCTTGTGCCTGTCTTTTCTCACTTATACAGCCAGTCTATTCGTATCTTTCGGATTCGGTGCGGGTTGAGGCCGTACATGTCCTTATTGGTGAGCGAACCGGCGCAGTAGGCGAGCAGGACGCTGTCCCCGGTGAAATGTATCGCCGTATAACAGAAATGGCCGTCGAGGTCGCTCTCGATCATCTTCGCGATGGGCCAGGTTTTGCCGCCGTCCTTTGAAATCGCGACAACGAGGGGATTTCGCCGCTTTTCAGCAAACGGGAACCGTCCCGAATGGTCGTTGTAGACCGCAAGAAGATCGGATGTTCCGGGAATCATTTTGATGCTTGCCGGGGAAACGGGGGAAATCAGGCTTGTCGGTTCGGGCGCTGTCCATGTCTTCCCCCGATCGGTCGAACGGCAGCCGTACTGACAGCCCAGATCGGTCCGCGACCACGAGAACAGGGCGCCATCGCTCAGCTCGACCACACCGGGCTCCTGAAGCCCGCTCGTGGTGACAGCCGGAGCAGCCCACCATGTGTCCGCTTCGTACCAGGTTTCGCCCTCGTCATCGGACAGGTACCAGATGTCGATCGCGCGGTAATCCATGTCCTTCTGCCCCTTGCGGTAAATCGAGCGGTGGAAGGCAACGGGAACTATGAGGCGGCCCTCCGAAAGCTGGATCACACGGTCGTTGTTGAGGACGAAATATCCGGGCGTTTCGAACAGCATTCGCGGCTCGGACCACGTTTTCCCCTCGTCGGTCGATACCTGCATGCAGGGGCGGCAATCGTGAAAGCTGTTCTTGACGATATAGAACAGGGCGATTTTCCCGCTCCGGAGGCGGAGGAACGAGACGCTCATGACATTCTGGTCGCCGTAGTTCTCGACGATGACACGGGGCTTTGCGGACCATGTCGCGCCGCCGTCCCGCGACTCGATACCGGCAATTCGCGCAGCGCCGTGATCCGCCGCGCCGCCGTAGAACTGGGTATAGGCGTACAGAATGGAGCCATCGCCAAGGGTGACGAACGAGCCTTCGGAGTTGCGGGGATATTCGGGCGTCGGATCGATCCTGAGCACGATTTCGTTGTCCGGCGACTGGGCATGAACGGGAGCGCTGAGGACACACAGAGCAGTGAGCGCGGTGAAAGTACAGCGGAAAAGCAGTGAGAAACGGGCTGCGACGGACATGATTCTCCCTCCTCGTCGATGTATGTTCAGAATATCCTTGTTTTTATCGGGCAATTTCAATAAATAGCATCCGAGCGGTTATTTCAATATATTTTGCAGTGTTGTACTATTTTTCATGTAGTCCGAATAATTCATGAATTATAATAGAACGCGGATTTACACGGATTAGGCGGATTTACGCGGATTTGTTTTTATTTCTTTTTTTAATATCAACGAATGAACTACCCCGGAGTGAACTCCGAGGTATCACTCATATCAATTAAAATCGTCCTGATTTTACGGGGGCACATCAATGCCTTGTACACCCATGACGCCGAGAGAGCGGATACTGGCCGTACTGCGGGGCGAAACGCCCGATGTCGTCCCGTGGTTCGCGGACCTGTCGCACTGGTTCAACGCC contains:
- a CDS encoding glycoside hydrolase, translating into MSVAARFSLLFRCTFTALTALCVLSAPVHAQSPDNEIVLRIDPTPEYPRNSEGSFVTLGDGSILYAYTQFYGGAADHGAARIAGIESRDGGATWSAKPRVIVENYGDQNVMSVSFLRLRSGKIALFYIVKNSFHDCRPCMQVSTDEGKTWSEPRMLFETPGYFVLNNDRVIQLSEGRLIVPVAFHRSIYRKGQKDMDYRAIDIWYLSDDEGETWYEADTWWAAPAVTTSGLQEPGVVELSDGALFSWSRTDLGCQYGCRSTDRGKTWTAPEPTSLISPVSPASIKMIPGTSDLLAVYNDHSGRFPFAEKRRNPLVVAISKDGGKTWPIAKMIESDLDGHFCYTAIHFTGDSVLLAYCAGSLTNKDMYGLNPHRIRKIRIDWLYK